Proteins encoded within one genomic window of Oceanivirga salmonicida:
- the rpsI gene encoding 30S ribosomal protein S9 codes for MSKIQYLGTGRRKTSVARVRLIPGDTGVVINGKDMRDYFEGRELLAKIVEQPLELTETLSKFKVIVNVFGGGNTGQAGAIRHGVSRALLEADAEYRDSLKKAGFLTRDSRMVERKKYGKIKARRSPQFSKR; via the coding sequence ATGAGTAAAATACAATATTTAGGAACAGGTAGAAGAAAAACTTCTGTTGCAAGAGTAAGATTAATACCAGGAGATACAGGAGTAGTTATTAATGGAAAAGATATGAGAGATTATTTTGAAGGTAGGGAATTACTAGCTAAAATAGTTGAACAACCATTAGAATTAACTGAAACTTTAAGCAAATTTAAAGTTATTGTTAATGTATTTGGAGGAGGAAACACAGGTCAAGCAGGAGCTATAAGACATGGAGTTTCAAGAGCTTTATTAGAAGCAGATGCTGAATACAGAGATTCTTTAAAGAAAGCTGGATTCTTAACAAGAGATTCAAGAATGGTAGAAAGAAAGAAATACGGAAAGATAAAGGCAAGAAGAAGCCCTCAATTTTCAAAGAGATAA
- the rplM gene encoding 50S ribosomal protein L13, whose product MNKYTFIQKKEEVERKWYEIDAEGKVLGKLAVEIAVKLMGKDKPTYTPHVDGGDFVVVVNADKIAVTGKKLTDKKYYRHSGYPGGIKVRTLQEMLDKKPTDVLRKAVQRMLPKNKLGSQQITRLKLFVTAEHDHVAQKPEKLGK is encoded by the coding sequence GTGAATAAATATACATTTATACAAAAAAAAGAAGAAGTTGAAAGAAAATGGTATGAAATTGATGCCGAAGGAAAAGTTTTAGGAAAACTTGCTGTAGAAATAGCTGTTAAATTAATGGGTAAAGACAAACCTACATACACACCTCATGTTGATGGTGGAGACTTTGTAGTAGTAGTTAATGCAGATAAAATAGCAGTTACTGGTAAAAAACTTACTGACAAAAAATATTACAGACACAGTGGATACCCAGGTGGTATTAAAGTTAGAACTTTACAAGAAATGTTAGATAAGAAACCTACTGATGTGCTTAGAAAAGCTGTTCAAAGAATGTTGCCTAAGAATAAATTAGGAAGTCAACAAATAACAAGATTGAAATTATTTGTTACAGCAGAACATGATCATGTTGCACAAAAACCAGAAAAATTAGGAAAGTAG
- a CDS encoding nucleotidyltransferase domain-containing protein produces the protein MFFINNNKKFEKMLEGIELTATMENKARTSYKAVYDYCINQSLLVDFMPQGSFLTGTVIKPYREDENDEYNFYDIDILCLYSENSDLGQDPKEIKQTLGNIIKRNEIYKEKLEEEYDKCWTLRYNEVNNYRFKLDLVPAINNLINIYITNRDGDGSYSWKKSDSLKFGEWFLGISNRSMSLAFMEEQTIKIKKELKFEDSLKEIPKYYYQSYLQKAVKILKRNRDIFYSRKANENIIRPSSMIMCTLAAEAIENETISSIEEALTKTIRYVKTKFKDFDIKNPVCSQENLCEEWTILDKETFKEWILLFEKDFLLTNDLKEFEANVKTGINESFNLNLIQDYNEVKEVKPWMV, from the coding sequence GTGTTTTTTATAAACAATAATAAAAAATTTGAAAAAATGTTAGAAGGAATTGAGCTAACTGCAACAATGGAAAATAAAGCTAGAACAAGTTACAAAGCTGTATATGATTACTGTATTAATCAATCTTTATTAGTAGATTTTATGCCGCAAGGTTCTTTTTTAACTGGAACAGTTATAAAACCATATAGAGAAGATGAAAATGATGAATATAATTTTTATGATATAGATATTTTATGTTTATATAGTGAAAATAGTGATTTGGGGCAAGATCCTAAGGAGATAAAACAAACATTAGGAAATATAATAAAAAGGAATGAAATTTATAAAGAAAAATTAGAAGAAGAATATGACAAATGTTGGACATTAAGATATAATGAAGTTAATAATTATAGATTTAAATTAGATTTAGTACCAGCTATTAATAATTTAATAAATATTTATATAACTAATAGAGATGGTGATGGAAGTTATAGTTGGAAAAAATCAGATTCGTTAAAATTTGGTGAATGGTTCTTAGGAATCAGTAATAGAAGTATGAGTCTTGCATTTATGGAAGAGCAAACTATAAAAATTAAAAAAGAATTAAAATTTGAAGATAGTCTAAAAGAAATACCTAAATATTATTACCAATCTTATTTGCAAAAAGCTGTAAAAATACTTAAAAGAAACAGAGATATATTTTATTCAAGAAAAGCTAATGAAAATATAATAAGACCTTCATCAATGATAATGTGTACTTTAGCTGCAGAAGCTATAGAAAATGAAACTATAAGTAGTATAGAAGAGGCTTTAACTAAAACTATTAGATATGTAAAAACTAAATTTAAAGATTTTGATATTAAAAATCCAGTGTGTAGTCAAGAAAATTTATGTGAAGAATGGACAATTCTAGATAAAGAAACATTTAAAGAATGGATATTGTTGTTTGAAAAAGATTTTCTATTAACGAATGATCTAAAAGAATTTGAAGCTAATGTAAAAACAGGTATAAATGAGAGTTTTAATTTAAATTTAATCCAAGATTACAATGAAGTCAAAGAAGTTAAACCATGGATGGTATGA